CTTTCCGTCGGGTTTCTCTGGGAGTCTGGCATCATACCCTCCTTTTAAGATACAGTCTTTGACGTTAAGGGGAACTCTCTTTCCGGCCGGAAGCGGTGCCGTTCTTGTCCCGGGACTTCCAGACGCCGCGGAACGCGCGTAACCCGCTTCCCAGGGCGCGGACAAGAATCCCGAAAGGAAAGGGGAGTTTCCCGGCGGGTCCTGGCATCCATCTGAGAAGCCGGAGCAGGGGGGGAAGGCCCAGATCGTCCATTTTTTTGCGGGTGGCGAACCAGGCGTTCTCGATATCTCCGGTCAGGGCGTCGATCCTTCCGAGAAGGGCGGAAAGGCGGCTGACGGCCGGAAGAGTCTCTTTTTCGAGGCGAGAGAGCGTTCCGTCCAGATGATCCAGAAAGCGGATGACCCTTATCGCGAGTGCCACAAGAACGACCACGCAGATGGTGGCAAGGCCGATCAGGATTTCCTGGAATGTTGTCATGCTCTCCTGCCGTTTGGGGGCCATCGGGAGGCCCGTGATTGCCTGTGACCATTTTCCATGATAAAGGATGAAAAATCAAAAATGACCGGCTTCCGGGAACGCCTCCGATGAACCAGAAAGCCGGAAACAGGACCTCTCTCGGCGTTCTGGCCCTTCTGCTCGTTATTCTCGTTTTTCTGATCTGGACGATCTTCCGCCATTCGGCCCGATTCCATCCCGTTCCCGTCGGCGGGACGGATCTGGCGTCCTTGCCCGGAGATCTCGCAAGGTCCGTTCTCCGCCTGTTTGCGGCGTATTTTCTCTCCCTGGTCTTTGCTTACGTGTATGGCCTTCTGACCGCACTGACCCGATGGGGCGAGAAAATTCTCCTTCCGCTCCTGGATATCCTCCAGTCCATTCCGGTGCTGGGATTTTTTCCGGCGGTCATCTTTCTTCTGATCCATCTTTTCCGGAACCCGCTGGAAGGGGTCGAACTGGCCAGCGTGATCCTGATCGCGACGAGCATGGCCTGGAACATGGCGTTTGCCGTATTTGAATCCATCCGAACAGCCCCCGTCGAATACAAGGAGCTGCTGGACGGCATGCAGGCTCCCGGGTGGCTGCGCCTGGTCTATTTTCTGGTTCCCGTCACCATTCCGAAGATGGTCTACAACTCCATCCTTTCCTGGGCCCAGGGGTGGTATTTTCTGATCGCCTGCGAAATGATCTCGATGGGGTCGGTCCACTACCAGTTGAGAGGGCTGGGAAGCTTTCTTGTGGTCTCCACGTCTTCGGGGAAGATCCTGGACGCCCTGGCCGGAATCGTCCTTCTCGTGGTGACCGTCGTTCTCATGGATTTTTTCCTGTTTCGTCCCATCGTGGTGTGGTCCCAGCGATTTTCCATCGACCAGAGCGCTTCTCCGGCCGGAGAAACCCGTTCGATCTTCCGGGAGTGGCTGATGGAAAGCAATGCCCTTGCGCTTAGCCGCAGGGTGCTCTCGTCTCTTTTGGAGGCAGCAATGGCCAGTCTGTATGCTTTTTTGCGCCGTCTGCCCATCGCCTTTCCCCCGGGGCCGGACGGAAATGGAAGAGGCGTGTTCCGGTGGGTATCCCCTGTCCTGGGGGTCTCCTCCCTCTTTCTGCTCGGGATCCTGGCGTATTCCGGTGTCGAGAGCATGAAACGGGCTCTTGCTTCGGGGGTTCCCTGGGACGGTCTCTCCGAGTTGCCCCTCGACATGGTTTACTCCATGCTCCGGCTTCTGGCAGGATACTTCCTTTCGCTGTGCTGGACCGTTCCGGTTGCCTGGTATGTCTTTGTCCATCCCCGGCTGATGCGCACCGTCATGCCCGTGGCCCAGGTGATGGCATCGGTCCCGGCCACGGCGCTTTTTCCGTTTATCATCGTTCTGGTCGTCCGGACGACGCACAGCATGAACCTCGCCTCCATTCTTCTCCTGCTGTCGGGGATGCAATGGTATCTCCTGTTCAATCTGCTGGCGGGGGCCGGGACTTTTCCCAACGAGCTTCGCGAAGCCGCCCTGACGATGGGAGTCCGGGGCCGGTTGTTTCTCCGGAAGATTTTCCTGCCGTTTTTGTTTCCTTCGATCGTAACGGGATCGATCACGGCGTTCGGGGGGGGCTGGAACGCCCTGATCGTTTCCGAATATGTGGTGTACGATCAGAAAAACTATTCCGTCCGGGGCATCGGGGCTTTTCTGGACAGGGTGACCTACGGGTCGGGAAATGAAATCCTGATCGTGGTGTCCCTTTTGATGCTCACGGTCGTGGTGGTCACGTTGAACCGATTCTTCTGGACTCCTCTCTACGAACGGGTGACGACGCGCTATGGTCTCGATGGATAAAAACCCTTTTCTTCGCCTGGTGGACGTGGAGCGCGTCTTTTCCGAACAGGGCCGGATCAACCCGGCGATCCGCGGTCTTTCCCTCGAAGTGTCGGAGGGAGAGTTTGTCTCCCTGGTCGGTCCTTCCGGCTGCGGGAAAAGCACCCTTCTGCGGATCCTGCAGGGGCTTATTGCGCCCACGTCGGGAAAAGTCCTTTACCGGGACATCCTCCAGACCGGCGTCAACCCGGACATGGGGATGGTTTTTCAGGGATTCGCCCTGTACCCCTGGCTGAACGTCTGGGAGAACGTGTCGCTGGGGCTTGTCGCCCGCGGAGTGGACACCGGGACGATCCGGAAGAAAGTGGCGTTTTATATCGACAAGGTGGGGCTGGAAGGGTACGAGGAAGCCTATCCCCGGGAGCTTTCCGGCGGCATGAAACAGCGCGTTGGGCTGGCCCGGGCCTTGTGCATCGAACCGGCCATTCTGCTCATGGATGAACCCTTCTCCAATCTGGACGCCCTGACGACGCTGACGCTGCGGGACGAAGTCCTGATGCTCTGGAAAGATCCGGAGATGTCGGTGCGAACGATCGTGATGGTGACCCATATTATCGAGGAGGCAATACTGATGTCCGACCGGGTGGTTGTTCTGGCTCGTCGCCCCACCCATGTCGTGGAGGAGATCCCGGTCGATCTTCCGCGTCCGCGGGACAGGAGGGACCCGGAGTTCGACCGCCTGACGGACCGGATTTTTTCTCTGATATCCTGAGAGAAAGAGGGATTTTGGGGGCCGGAATGGCCGGCCCGGGGCAATCACGTTCACTGGAGGGGTTATGGAAGGAGATCCGGACCAGTATCCGGGGATCAGCAAGATCATGGGGTTATTGAAGGTGCTGGCGGAAGCCGGAGGAGGGGGAGACCTCTACCAGCTCGGTGTCGACCTGCATCTGGAACTGGGAGAGGAGCTTCAGCTCGTTCGGGCGGCGGAATCCTTGGGATTCGTTCAGACTCCCGGAGGAGATATCGCCCTGACCGATCTTGGAAGGGACATCCTGAAGAAAGATATCAACGGTCGCAAAAAACTGATCCGGGACCGGATCCTGACTCTTCCGCTCTTCCAGACTGTTCTGGGTTGGCTTTCCGAAGAGCAAGACAAATCCCTCCCCGCCGACAAAATCCGGGAACGTCTCGTCGAAGCCTTCCCGCAGGAAGATCCCGAAGGCCAGTTCCAGATCCTGGTCAATTGGGGGCGTTATGCCGAACTCTTCGGCTATCGGGCGGACCGGGAAGAACTTTACGTGGATCAGGGCGATTAGGAGGGGTTGTCCGTCCTGCCCGGCT
This portion of the Leptospirillum ferriphilum genome encodes:
- a CDS encoding ABC transporter ATP-binding protein; the encoded protein is MDKNPFLRLVDVERVFSEQGRINPAIRGLSLEVSEGEFVSLVGPSGCGKSTLLRILQGLIAPTSGKVLYRDILQTGVNPDMGMVFQGFALYPWLNVWENVSLGLVARGVDTGTIRKKVAFYIDKVGLEGYEEAYPRELSGGMKQRVGLARALCIEPAILLMDEPFSNLDALTTLTLRDEVLMLWKDPEMSVRTIVMVTHIIEEAILMSDRVVVLARRPTHVVEEIPVDLPRPRDRRDPEFDRLTDRIFSLIS
- a CDS encoding AAA-associated domain-containing protein, which translates into the protein MEGDPDQYPGISKIMGLLKVLAEAGGGGDLYQLGVDLHLELGEELQLVRAAESLGFVQTPGGDIALTDLGRDILKKDINGRKKLIRDRILTLPLFQTVLGWLSEEQDKSLPADKIRERLVEAFPQEDPEGQFQILVNWGRYAELFGYRADREELYVDQGD
- a CDS encoding ABC transporter permease subunit, yielding MNQKAGNRTSLGVLALLLVILVFLIWTIFRHSARFHPVPVGGTDLASLPGDLARSVLRLFAAYFLSLVFAYVYGLLTALTRWGEKILLPLLDILQSIPVLGFFPAVIFLLIHLFRNPLEGVELASVILIATSMAWNMAFAVFESIRTAPVEYKELLDGMQAPGWLRLVYFLVPVTIPKMVYNSILSWAQGWYFLIACEMISMGSVHYQLRGLGSFLVVSTSSGKILDALAGIVLLVVTVVLMDFFLFRPIVVWSQRFSIDQSASPAGETRSIFREWLMESNALALSRRVLSSLLEAAMASLYAFLRRLPIAFPPGPDGNGRGVFRWVSPVLGVSSLFLLGILAYSGVESMKRALASGVPWDGLSELPLDMVYSMLRLLAGYFLSLCWTVPVAWYVFVHPRLMRTVMPVAQVMASVPATALFPFIIVLVVRTTHSMNLASILLLLSGMQWYLLFNLLAGAGTFPNELREAALTMGVRGRLFLRKIFLPFLFPSIVTGSITAFGGGWNALIVSEYVVYDQKNYSVRGIGAFLDRVTYGSGNEILIVVSLLMLTVVVVTLNRFFWTPLYERVTTRYGLDG